In Solanum lycopersicum chromosome 5, SLM_r2.1, the following are encoded in one genomic region:
- the LOC101264720 gene encoding pentatricopeptide repeat-containing protein At2g30100, chloroplastic: protein MATGNEIVSFTYLGLSKAVSPKRCRLGIPQTWLKWRSSLVLGGVGCSSRNPSFVSPRRNGFKLFSSVELGSFVTSDGEEKNEMSDCFFEAIEELERMTREPSDVLEEMNERLSDRELQLVLVYFAQEGRDSWCALEVFEWLRKENRVDKETMELMVSIMCGWVQKLIGSKSEAGDVVDLLVDMDCVGLNPSFSMVEKVISLYWDAGEREGAVSFVKEVLRRQIAYSDGNVDGHKAGPAGYLAWKMMEEGNYKDAVKLVIDIRDSGLKPELYSYLIAMTAVVKELNEFGKALRKLKGFARTGLVAELDLENLRLIEEYQADLLAEGVQLSDWLIQEGGPSLFGVVHERLLAMYVCAGRGIEAERHLWQMKISGKEVSGDLHDIVLAICASQKELGPISRLLTGMEASSSLQKKKTLSWLLRGYIKGGHLENAAETVIKMLDLGLYPDFLDRAAVLQRLRRRIQQSGNLETYLNLCKHLSDASLIGPCLVYLYIKKYRLWIIRTL from the exons atggCTACTGGTAACGAAATTGTAAGTTTTACCTATTTGGGGTTAAGTAAAGCTGTTTCTCCTAAACGATGTCGTTTGGGTATCCCTCAAACTTGGTTGAAATGGAGGAGTAGCTTGGTTTTGGGTGGGGTGGGTTGTAGTAGTCGAAACCCTAGTTTTGTTAGTCCGAGGAGGAATGGGTTTAAGTTGTTTAGTTCGGTCGAATTGGGTAGTTTTGTGACGAGTGATGGTGAGGAGAAGAATGAGATGAGTGATTGTTTTTTCGAGGCGATTGAGGAATTAGAAAGAATGACGAGAGAGCCATCAGATGTACTTGAGGAAATGAATGAGAGGTTATCTGATAGAGAATTGCAGTTGGTGTTGGTGTATTTTGCGCAGGAAGGGAGGGATTCGTGGTGTGCGTTGGAGGTGTTTGAGTGGTTAAGGAAAGAGAATAGAGTCGATAAGGAGACGATGGAGCTTATGGTTTCGATAATGTGTGGATGGGTGCAGAAGTTGATTGGGTCTAAGAGTGAAGCTGGGGATGTAGTGGACTTGTTGGTTGATATGGACTGTGTTGGATTGAACCCGAGTTTTAGTATGGTTGAAAAGGTTATATCTTTGTATTGGGACGCAGGTGAGAGGGAGGGAGCTGTGTCGTTCGTGAAGGAGGTGTTGAGGAGGCAGATTGCTTACTCAGATGGTAATGTAGATGGGCATAAGGCAGGTCCTGCTGGTTATCTTGCTTGGAAGATGATG GAGGAGGGTAATTACAAGGATGCAGTCAAACTAGTTATTGACATTCGGGATTCTGGGTTGAAGCCGGAGTTATACAGCTATTTAATTGCAATGACAGCTGTGGTAAAAGAGCTGAATGAATTTGGGAAAGCTCTACGCAAATTAAAAGGTTTTGCCAGAACTGGTCTTGTTGCTGAGCTTGATTTAGAAAATCTTAGGCTTATTGAAGAATATCAAGCAGATCTGTTGGCTGAGGGTGTACAGTTGTCCGATTGGTTGATTCAAGAGGGTGGCCCTTCTCTTTTCGGGGTGGTTCATGAGAGGCTTCTTGCTATGTATGTCTGTGCTGGCCGTGGAATAGAAGCTGAGAGACATTTGTGGCAAATGAAGATATCTGGCAAGGAAGTCAGCGGAGATCTTCATGACATTGTCTTAGCAATATGTGCTTCCCAAAAGGAGCTAGGCCCCATCTCAAGGCTGCTTACCGGGATGGAGGCTTCAAGCTCGttacagaaaaagaaaacattgtCATGGCTGTTAAGAGGTTACATTAAAGGCGGACACTTAGAGAATGCTGCAGAAACAGTAATTAAGATGCTCGACTTGGGTTTATATCCAGATTTTCTGGACCGAGCAGCTGTGCTGCAGAGACTAAGAAGACGAATTCAACAATCTGGTAACTTGGAAACGTACCTTAACCTTTGCAAACACCTTTCAGATGCGAGTCTGATTGGTCCGTGTCTTGTATATCTGTATATAAAGAAATATAGACTCTGGATAATAAGGACTCTTTGA
- the LOC101265332 gene encoding protein SPIRAL1-like 1, whose translation MGRGVSYGGGQSSLGYLFGNGEAPKPTTGNAPAVQSEGQAINKEPASKPTVSATVDATKQIPAGIQSTASRNHFGGDGQNTGNFITDRPSTKVHAAPGGGSSLGYLFGGGSN comes from the exons ATGGGTCGTGGAGTCAGCTATGGAGGAGGGCAAAGTTCACTGGGATACTTATTTGGAAACGGTGAGGCGCCAAAACCAACCACGGGAAATGCCCCAGCTGTTCAAAGTGAAGGGCAGGCAATAAATAAGGAGCCAGCTTCAAAGCCTACCGTTTCCGCTACAGTTGATGCTACTAAGCAGATTCCTGCTGGTATTCAGAGCACTGCTTCAAGAAACCATTTTGGGGGAGATGGTCAAAACACAGGCAACTTTATCACG GACCGGCCATCTACCAAAGTCCATGCTGCTCCTGGAGGTGGATCTTCTTTGGGTTATCTCTTCGGCGGTGGCAGCAACTAA
- the LOC101265023 gene encoding ubiquinone biosynthesis protein COQ4 homolog, mitochondrial: MIRGSGFRLKGWQQAAVAVGSAVGALLDPRRADLIAALGETTGKPAFDRVLERMKRSPEGREILLERPRVISTNVGHAWDLPDNTFGAAYARFMGSRNFSPDDRPPVRFMETEELAYVAMRAREVHDFWHTLFDLPTNLIGETALKVIEFEQMLLPMCLMSVLGGTARFSDKQRSLFYQHYFPWALKAGARSTDLMCVYYEKHFHEDLEDVRRKWGIIPAPSPPRPNATIVVPL; encoded by the exons ATGATACGAGGTAGTGGTTTTAGGTTGAAAGGGTGGCAGCAGGCTGCTGTTGCAGTTGGTTCTGCAGTTGGTGCATTGTTAGATCCTCGAAGAGCAGATCTTATTGCTGCTTTAGGCGAGACGACGGGGAAACCAGCTTTTGATAGGGTTCTTGAAAGGATGAAGAGGAGTCCTGAAGGCAGA GAAATACTGTTGGAGCGACCTCGTGTGATCTCTACAAATGTGGGTCATGCATGGGACCTGCCTGACAACACTTTTGGTGCTGCATACGCAAGGTTTATGGGATCTAGGAACTTTTCACCAGATGATCGCCCACCAGTGCGATTCATGGAAACTGAAGAGTTAGCCTATGTAGCTATGCGTGCTCGCGAGGTGCATGACTTCTGGCACACCCTTTTTGACCTTCCAACAAACCTAATAGGAGAAACAGCACTAAAAGTGATAGAGTTTGAACAGATGCTACTCCCCATGTGTTTGATGTCTGTGCTAGGGGGTACAGCAAGGTTTAGTGACAAGCAAAGGAGCTTGTTTTACCAGCATTACTTCCCATGGGCGCTTAAGGCTGGAGCTCGTAGCACAGATCTTATGTGTGTTTactatgaaaaacattttcatgaGGATTTGGAAGATGTTCGTCGTAAATGGGGAATAATTCCAGCTCCATCTCCTCCAAGACCAAATGCAACAATCGTTGTACCTCTTTGA